The bacterium genome includes the window TCTATCTCTTTCCTTTCTTCCTGATTTAATTCAATTCTTACAGATTTTCTTGCCATAATATTATTATAGCAAGATTTTATTGTAATGTCAAGTTATTATACCTCTTTTATCGGACAGGGCACTAGTAACTCATAACCTTCGGTAAATTCACGAATAAGGTTTGTATCTTGTGAACCAAGGATATGGCGGACTTGGATATTATCACCCGATTCTAATTTATACTTGAATTGAGATTGAGAAAGAAAATCTTGAAGCAGGGTAGTTTTCCCTACCTGACGGGGACCATAAATGACCAATACCTTGTTCGGTTTTAAATATTTGTTCAGTTCCTGATAAAATCTTGGTATCTTCATAATAATTATTATACCACATTCCTTGAAATATGTCAATTACAAAGATTGTTAATCCTTAAAATATATCAATTACGCAAAAAAACATTAAAACCCCATCCACCTCTTCACCTTTTCACAGTTTTCTTTTGATGTCAGCATTTCTAATAATTTAAATGTGACATTTAGAGCAGTTGCAGGCGAGGAAGAGGTAATAATATTCTCATCCACAACCACATCCTGATTAAGAACTTCCACTTCAAATTCTGCCAATTGCTTTCTTCTAATTCCATCAAGTAAATGATATGTTGTGGCTCTGCGACCTTTTAAAATGCCACTTTTTCCCAAAGGTAGCGCACCTACACATATTGAAGCTATAATCTTCTTTTCTTTATCAAAATTTCTAATCAATTCAAGAAAATCCTCACTATAGGCATCTTCATAGAATCCTGCCTTTTCAAAACCCCCAGGAATTGCCAGAGCATCATAATCTTTCACCTTAACCTCAGCTATCTGAATTTCAGGGATGACGGTAAAATTCCAGGTGCCTTTTATTTTAGGACGCCTCCCACCGGTAGTTACTCCAACCGGAATATCGCCATAAACCCTACTCCAGCCTAACACATCGGTAAAAACACTTGCTTCATATTCCTCAAAGCCATTACATAGAAAAAGCAATACCTTTTTCATAAATTTTCTGCTTCCACCTCCAGTCTCAT containing:
- a CDS encoding AAA family ATPase — its product is MKIPRFYQELNKYLKPNKVLVIYGPRQVGKTTLLQDFLSQSQFKYKLESGDNIQVRHILGSQDTNLIREFTEGYELLVPCPIKEV
- a CDS encoding DJ-1/PfpI family protein, with the protein product MKKVLLFLCNGFEEYEASVFTDVLGWSRVYGDIPVGVTTGGRRPKIKGTWNFTVIPEIQIAEVKVKDYDALAIPGGFEKAGFYEDAYSEDFLELIRNFDKEKKIIASICVGALPLGKSGILKGRRATTYHLLDGIRRKQLAEFEVEVLNQDVVVDENIITSSSPATALNVTFKLLEMLTSKENCEKVKRWMGF